The Merismopedia glauca CCAP 1448/3 region ATTAATAATTTTATCAGATACTAAAATAGCAATAAAATATTGAAATACCAATTTCGACTTGAAATCTCTTGAGTTTCTTCACTCCCTACAATTTTTGTTCTGTACTTAGAGCACCGCTACGTCTGTACAGAAGTTAAATTTAGTTAAATCAAAGGTTTCAGCGTTTGATAGCATCTCAATTTATACTTCGATTGCTATACCTAAATCAACCGTGTTATTAGAAAATGTCCGATTTGCCTTAGTGCATGAATGGTTTACCCCCAAAGCAACTGGGGGTTCTGAATTAGTGGTTCAAGAAATACTCCAGCAAATAGATGCCGATATTTATGCATTGATTGATTTTGAATCGAATAATCCGGAAAGCTATCTATATAAACGTCAGATAGGGACTACTTTTTTACAGTCTTTACCTTTTGCCAGAAACGGAGTCCAGAAATATTTACCATTGTTACCAATAGCAATAGAACAGCTAGATTTGAGAAGCTATGATGTGATTCTTTCTTCCTCCCATGCAGTAGCTAAAGGAATCTTGACTAGTCCTCAGCAAGTTCATATCTGCTACTGTCATACACCCATGCGCTACGCCTGGGATTTAACCTTTGATTACCTGAATCATTCTCGCTTAGGAAACGGAATTCCTGGTTGGTTTACCCGCTCTTTATTACATTCTTTGCGTCACTGGGATGTAATTAGCGCCAATCGGGTAGATTACTTCATTTCTAATTCTCAACATACTGCTCGTCGGATTTGGCGTTGCTATCGACGAGAAGCAAAAGTCATTTACCCACCTGTAAATATTGACCGATTTACTCTCCAAGTAGAAAAAAAAGATTTTTACGTTACAGTCGCCCGTTTAGTCAGCTATAAACAAGTAGAGTTAATTGTTCGTGCTTTTAATCAGTTAGGCAAAGAATTAGTAGTTATTGGTACAGGTTCAGAATTAGCCCAAATTCAGCAGTTAGCTAAACCCAATGTCAAAATTTTGGGTTTTCAACCTGATGAAGTAGTTGAAACTTACCTGTCTCAGGCTAAAGCCTTTGTCTACGCAGCTTGTGAAGATTTTGGCATTGCCTTAGTCGAAGCTCAAGCTTGTGGAACTCCTGTAATTGCTTATGGTGCTGGTGGTGCTCTAGAAACAGTAATCGATCTTCGCCAACATCCAGAAACAGGTACTGGTATACTATTTCCCAAACAAACAGAAGCTGACCTAATTACAGCAGTTGAAGCCTTGGAGGAAAGGTATTCCCAATTTAATCCAGAAACTTTGAGATTAAACGCAGCTAGGTTTGCTCCTACAGTTTTCCAAAAAAATTATATGGAGTTTGTTAAAGAGTGTTTGCAGTTAAGAGCGGGTGTAATTAAATCAAACTATTGACTGTAAAGCAGTTTTGAAGGTAAAAATTGTGGCTATAGGTCTGATAGTAGCGATCGCTCCTATTGTGCCTGATAGCATCATCATCTCTGCCAATCAAATTTGCGGGGTGATTGGGCAAAAAACTGTAAACTTATCAGTTATGATTCTATGATTCCAGATCGAAAGTTTCGTAACTCATGAAACCTCTTCGGGTTTTATGATTGGGAGTGTGTGGTGTGAAATGTAAGGAGTAAAATGACTGCCAACAGCCAATTAATCCCTGGCAAAAAGTTGCGGTTGCTATCGAGAAAAAGATGGCAACGAATCGCTCACGCAACTCACCCGTTGAGTTTGTCAGGAGAACAGGTAAACAGAGATGTAATTAAACGTCTGTTTGATGTGGTTTTTTCTCTGTTAGTCTTGATTTGTGGCGCGCCGATTTACTTGTTAATAGGCTTACTTATTTATTTAGATTCTCCTGGTTCG contains the following coding sequences:
- a CDS encoding glycosyltransferase: MLLENVRFALVHEWFTPKATGGSELVVQEILQQIDADIYALIDFESNNPESYLYKRQIGTTFLQSLPFARNGVQKYLPLLPIAIEQLDLRSYDVILSSSHAVAKGILTSPQQVHICYCHTPMRYAWDLTFDYLNHSRLGNGIPGWFTRSLLHSLRHWDVISANRVDYFISNSQHTARRIWRCYRREAKVIYPPVNIDRFTLQVEKKDFYVTVARLVSYKQVELIVRAFNQLGKELVVIGTGSELAQIQQLAKPNVKILGFQPDEVVETYLSQAKAFVYAACEDFGIALVEAQACGTPVIAYGAGGALETVIDLRQHPETGTGILFPKQTEADLITAVEALEERYSQFNPETLRLNAARFAPTVFQKNYMEFVKECLQLRAGVIKSNY